From a single Streptomyces misionensis genomic region:
- a CDS encoding lysophospholipid acyltransferase family protein, which yields MKVAIGGPLKLAFRPWVEGLENIPAEGPAILASNHLSFSDSFFLPTMLDRKVTFIAKAEYFTTPGVKGRLTAAFFKGVGQLPVDRSGVRGAGEAAIKSGIEVLERGELFGIYPEGTRSPDGRLYRGKPGGLARVALATGAPVIPVAMIDTEKIQPPGKVMPKLMRPGIRIGKPLDFSRYQGMEHDRFVLRALTDEVMYEIMKLSGQEYVDMYATAAKRQIAEAAKAAKEAEKNAREAGKAG from the coding sequence ATGAAGGTCGCCATCGGGGGGCCGTTGAAGCTCGCCTTCAGGCCCTGGGTCGAGGGCCTGGAGAACATTCCGGCCGAGGGTCCCGCCATCCTGGCCAGCAATCACCTGTCCTTCTCGGACTCGTTCTTCCTGCCGACGATGCTGGACCGCAAGGTCACCTTCATCGCGAAGGCCGAGTACTTCACCACGCCCGGGGTGAAGGGGCGGTTGACCGCCGCCTTCTTCAAAGGCGTGGGCCAGCTCCCGGTGGACCGCTCGGGTGTCCGCGGCGCCGGCGAGGCCGCGATCAAGAGCGGTATAGAGGTGCTGGAACGCGGTGAGCTGTTCGGCATCTACCCGGAGGGCACCCGCTCGCCCGACGGCCGGCTCTACCGGGGCAAGCCCGGCGGCCTGGCCCGCGTGGCGCTCGCGACCGGCGCCCCGGTGATCCCGGTGGCCATGATCGACACCGAGAAGATCCAGCCGCCCGGCAAGGTGATGCCGAAGCTGATGCGTCCCGGCATCCGCATCGGCAAGCCCCTCGACTTCAGCCGCTACCAGGGGATGGAACACGACCGCTTCGTCCTGCGCGCGCTGACCGACGAGGTCATGTACGAGATCATGAAGCTCTCCGGCCAGGAGTACGTCGACATGTACGCCACCGCCGCCAAGCGGCAGATCGCGGAGGCGGCGAAGGCGGCCAAGGAAGCGGAGAAGAACGCCAGGGAAGCCGGGAAGGCCGGGTAG
- a CDS encoding alpha/beta hydrolase, whose protein sequence is MPVLPGAEPYRHAGGEVGVLFCHGFTGSPQSLRPWAEHHAAHGLTVSLPLLPGHGTRWEDMQLTGWQDWYAEVDRELRLLAGRCSKVFVAGLSMGGALALRLAALHGERIDGVVVVNPANKIHGLSAYALPVARHLVRTTKGIASDIALGGAAETGYDRVPLHAAHSLRRFLTRLDGELPRVTQPLLLLRSAQDHVVPPADSARVLGRISSTDVREIVLEHSYHVATLDVDADRIFEESLGFIGRLAPSLGEEGTAAVG, encoded by the coding sequence GTGCCGGTTCTCCCTGGAGCCGAGCCGTACCGCCACGCAGGCGGGGAGGTGGGCGTCCTCTTCTGTCACGGCTTCACCGGTTCGCCCCAGTCGCTGCGCCCCTGGGCGGAGCACCACGCGGCGCACGGCCTGACCGTCTCGCTGCCCCTGCTGCCCGGCCACGGCACCCGCTGGGAGGACATGCAGCTCACCGGCTGGCAGGACTGGTACGCGGAGGTGGACCGCGAGCTGCGGCTGCTCGCCGGGCGCTGCTCCAAGGTGTTCGTGGCGGGCCTGTCGATGGGCGGGGCGCTCGCGCTGCGGCTGGCCGCGCTGCACGGCGAGCGGATCGACGGCGTGGTCGTCGTCAACCCGGCCAACAAGATCCACGGCCTGTCCGCGTACGCCCTGCCCGTCGCCCGGCACCTGGTGCGCACCACCAAGGGCATCGCCAGCGACATCGCCCTGGGGGGCGCGGCGGAGACCGGCTACGACCGGGTGCCGCTGCACGCGGCGCACTCGCTGCGCCGGTTCCTGACCCGGCTCGACGGTGAGCTGCCGCGGGTCACCCAGCCGTTGCTGCTGTTGCGCAGCGCCCAGGACCATGTGGTCCCGCCGGCCGACTCCGCCCGGGTGCTCGGCCGGATCTCGTCCACGGACGTCCGCGAGATCGTGCTGGAACACAGCTACCACGTCGCGACGTTGGATGTGGACGCGGACCGGATCTTCGAGGAGAGCCTCGGTTTCATCGGCCGGCTCGCACCGAGTCTCGGCGAGGAAGGGACGGCCGCAGTTGGCTGA
- a CDS encoding endonuclease/exonuclease/phosphatase family protein — protein MAPLPNSHTEPDGSAVIRVLSYNIRSLRDDTDALARVITACAPDLVLIQEAPRFFRWRKKLTRLAAASGLVLLTGGGTAAGPAVLCSLRATVERTEDVLLPLTPGLHRRGLATAVVRFGGARLGVISCHLSLDGRERYAQGGLLLDRLDQLGVEHAVAGGDLNEGPEGRTFRLLAGALQDCREVAPWGGEETWTHGEPHRRIDAVFATKGVEVLGCGVPLDQPGVTRADLAAATDHLPVLTALRVPA, from the coding sequence ATGGCGCCGCTCCCCAACTCCCACACCGAACCCGACGGTTCAGCAGTCATCCGCGTCCTGAGCTACAACATCCGCTCACTGCGCGACGACACCGACGCCCTCGCGAGGGTGATCACCGCCTGCGCCCCCGACCTGGTCCTGATCCAGGAGGCGCCCCGCTTCTTCCGCTGGCGCAAGAAGCTCACCCGGCTGGCCGCGGCCTCCGGGCTGGTCCTCCTCACCGGGGGCGGCACCGCGGCCGGACCCGCGGTCCTCTGCTCGCTGCGGGCCACCGTGGAGCGGACCGAGGACGTGCTGCTGCCGCTCACCCCAGGTCTGCACCGGCGGGGCCTGGCCACCGCGGTGGTCCGCTTCGGCGGCGCCCGCCTCGGCGTGATCAGCTGCCACCTCAGCCTCGACGGCCGTGAGCGCTACGCCCAGGGCGGGCTGCTCCTGGACCGGCTCGACCAGCTCGGCGTGGAGCACGCCGTCGCGGGCGGCGATCTGAACGAGGGCCCCGAGGGCCGCACCTTCCGGCTGCTCGCCGGCGCCCTCCAGGACTGCCGCGAGGTGGCCCCCTGGGGCGGCGAGGAGACCTGGACGCACGGCGAGCCCCACCGCCGTATCGACGCGGTGTTCGCCACCAAGGGCGTCGAGGTGCTCGGCTGCGGGGTCCCGCTGGACCAGCCCGGTGTCACCCGCGCCGATCTGGCCGCCGCCACCGACCACCTCCCGGTGCTGACCGCCCTGCGCGTCCCGGCCTGA
- a CDS encoding ROK family glucokinase → MGLTIGVDIGGTKIAAGVVDEEGNILSTFKVPTPTTPEAIVDAIASAVEGARAGHEIVGVGIGAAGYVDRQRSTVYFAPNIDWRNEPLKEKVEARTGLPVVVENDANAAAWGEYRFGAGKGHRNVICITLGTGLGGGIIIGNKLRRGHFGVAAEFGHIRMVPDGLLCGCGSQGCWEQYASGRALVRYAKQRANATPERAELLLSLGDGTPDGIEGKHISMAARQGDKVAVDSYRELARWAGAGLADLASLFDPSAFIVGGGLSDEGDLVLDPIRKSYKRWLVGGNWRPVADVIAAQLGNKAGMVGAADLAREPDPVM, encoded by the coding sequence ATGGGACTCACCATCGGCGTCGACATCGGCGGCACAAAGATCGCGGCCGGCGTGGTCGACGAGGAAGGCAACATCCTCTCGACCTTCAAGGTGCCGACCCCCACCACGCCCGAGGCCATCGTGGACGCCATCGCCTCCGCGGTGGAGGGCGCGCGTGCCGGGCACGAGATCGTCGGCGTGGGCATCGGTGCGGCCGGTTACGTCGACCGGCAGCGCTCCACCGTCTACTTCGCGCCCAACATCGACTGGCGCAACGAGCCGCTGAAGGAAAAGGTCGAGGCGCGCACCGGCCTGCCCGTCGTGGTCGAGAACGACGCCAACGCCGCCGCCTGGGGCGAGTACAGGTTCGGCGCCGGCAAGGGCCACCGCAACGTCATCTGCATCACGCTCGGCACCGGCCTCGGCGGCGGCATCATCATCGGCAACAAGCTGCGCCGCGGTCACTTCGGCGTGGCCGCCGAGTTCGGCCACATCCGGATGGTGCCGGACGGCCTGCTGTGCGGCTGCGGCTCGCAGGGCTGCTGGGAGCAGTACGCCTCCGGCCGCGCCCTGGTCCGCTACGCCAAGCAGCGCGCCAACGCCACCCCCGAGCGGGCCGAACTGCTGCTCTCGCTCGGCGACGGCACCCCGGACGGCATCGAGGGCAAGCACATCTCCATGGCCGCCCGCCAGGGCGACAAGGTCGCGGTGGACTCCTACCGCGAGCTGGCCCGCTGGGCCGGCGCCGGCCTCGCCGACCTCGCCTCCCTCTTCGACCCCTCCGCCTTCATCGTCGGCGGCGGCCTCTCCGACGAGGGCGACCTGGTGCTCGACCCGATCCGCAAGTCGTACAAGCGGTGGCTGGTCGGCGGGAACTGGCGGCCGGTCGCCGATGTGATCGCCGCGCAGCTGGGCAACAAGGCGGGCATGGTCGGCGCGGCCGACCTGGCCCGTGAGCCCGACCCGGTCATGTAA
- a CDS encoding DUF5304 domain-containing protein, translating into MSEERPAEPHEEPRLSDADAWATACAEDLEAEKARRRITYGPPPGSAAEELKRLVDTVADKLSGLQSPLLGLAGPAAQQMVRQAVQQAKAAVEPVMERNPDVFDHLAAAGGELLAAYRSAVRSQEHRWTSGTSGPADEWRPDRPGDGGDRGEGTGSSERIDLD; encoded by the coding sequence ATGAGCGAAGAGCGCCCCGCAGAACCGCACGAGGAGCCGCGGCTGAGCGACGCCGACGCCTGGGCCACGGCCTGCGCCGAGGACCTGGAGGCCGAGAAGGCCCGCCGGCGTATCACCTACGGCCCGCCGCCCGGCTCCGCCGCCGAGGAGCTGAAGAGGCTCGTGGACACGGTGGCCGACAAGCTGTCCGGCCTCCAGTCCCCCCTGCTCGGCCTCGCCGGTCCGGCCGCCCAGCAGATGGTGAGGCAGGCCGTCCAGCAGGCGAAGGCGGCCGTCGAGCCCGTCATGGAGCGCAACCCCGACGTCTTCGACCACCTCGCGGCCGCGGGCGGCGAACTGCTGGCCGCCTACCGCTCCGCCGTCCGGTCCCAGGAGCACCGCTGGACGTCCGGCACGTCCGGCCCCGCGGACGAATGGCGCCCGGACCGGCCGGGCGACGGCGGCGACCGGGGCGAGGGCACCGGGTCCTCGGAGCGCATCGACCTGGACTGA
- a CDS encoding ArsA family ATPase: protein MRTILITGPGGSGRTTVAAGTALRAAREGCRTLLLSADRTDTPGAVLGTETGAAPVEVRPGLTAWRPDAAAGFRQDLADFQARAASVLDLLGASRLDAEEVTPLPGAEELTFLRALRDAALSEDHDLLVVDLPALPEALALLALPEELRRYLRRLLPPERQAARALRPVLGRLAGVPMPADWLYETAARWDTELAAVEAVLNDRHTAVRLVAEPGPAGAAALRTARLGLALRGLRTEALIANRTLPDAAPGSWLAGLLAQQREALEEWRDTYDVHPVPHLGRDPRGTDDLTALAVPAAGPARAPVEWTVADRIAEDGVLVWHIPLPGAIREELDLIRRGDELVITTGPFRRIVALPSALRRCTVSGAGLREGELRVRFAPDPGLWPAAAR, encoded by the coding sequence ATGCGTACCATCCTGATCACCGGGCCGGGCGGCAGCGGCCGTACGACCGTCGCCGCCGGGACCGCGCTGCGGGCCGCCCGGGAGGGCTGCCGGACGTTGCTGCTGAGCGCCGACCGCACCGACACCCCGGGCGCGGTGCTGGGCACGGAGACGGGTGCCGCTCCCGTCGAGGTCCGGCCGGGCCTCACCGCCTGGCGTCCGGACGCCGCCGCCGGTTTCCGGCAGGACCTCGCCGACTTCCAGGCCCGCGCCGCGAGCGTCCTCGACCTGCTCGGCGCGTCACGGCTGGACGCCGAGGAGGTCACCCCGCTGCCCGGCGCCGAGGAGCTGACCTTCCTGCGCGCGCTGCGGGACGCCGCGCTGTCCGAGGACCACGACCTCCTCGTCGTCGACCTGCCGGCCCTGCCCGAGGCCCTCGCGCTGCTCGCCCTTCCCGAGGAACTGCGCCGCTACCTGCGCCGCCTGCTGCCGCCCGAGCGCCAGGCCGCCCGCGCGCTGCGCCCCGTCCTCGGCCGACTGGCCGGCGTGCCCATGCCCGCCGACTGGCTGTACGAGACGGCCGCCCGCTGGGACACGGAACTCGCCGCCGTCGAGGCCGTGCTCAACGACCGGCACACCGCCGTGCGGCTCGTCGCCGAGCCCGGCCCGGCCGGAGCCGCCGCGCTGCGCACCGCCCGCCTCGGCCTCGCACTGCGCGGACTGCGCACCGAGGCGCTGATCGCCAACCGCACCCTGCCCGACGCCGCCCCCGGCTCCTGGCTCGCCGGACTCCTCGCCCAGCAGCGCGAGGCCCTCGAGGAGTGGCGGGACACGTACGACGTCCACCCCGTGCCGCACCTCGGCCGCGACCCGCGGGGCACCGACGACCTCACCGCCCTCGCGGTCCCCGCCGCCGGGCCCGCCCGCGCACCCGTCGAGTGGACCGTCGCCGACCGGATCGCCGAGGACGGGGTGCTGGTCTGGCACATCCCGCTGCCCGGCGCGATACGGGAGGAACTCGACCTGATCCGGCGCGGCGACGAACTGGTGATCACCACCGGCCCCTTCCGCCGGATCGTTGCGCTGCCCTCCGCCCTGCGCCGCTGCACCGTCTCCGGGGCCGGGCTGCGCGAGGGCGAGCTGCGGGTGCGCTTCGCCCCCGACCCCGGTCTGTGGCCCGCCGCGGCACGGTGA
- a CDS encoding SRPBCC family protein, which yields MAEHTSSSITIEAAPADVMAVIADFARYPDWTGEVKEAEVLKTDERGRAEQVRLVMDAGAIKDDQTLAYTWSGENEVSWTLVKSQMLRSLDGSYLLKPAGAGATEVTYRLTVDVKIPMLGMIKRKAEKVVIDRALAGLKKRVESA from the coding sequence ATGGCGGAACACACCAGTTCGAGCATCACGATCGAGGCGGCTCCGGCCGACGTCATGGCGGTGATCGCCGACTTCGCGCGCTACCCGGACTGGACCGGCGAGGTCAAGGAGGCGGAGGTCCTCAAGACCGACGAGCGCGGGCGTGCCGAGCAGGTGCGGCTCGTCATGGACGCGGGCGCGATCAAGGACGACCAGACGCTGGCGTACACCTGGAGCGGGGAGAACGAGGTCTCCTGGACGCTGGTGAAGTCCCAGATGCTGCGCTCCCTCGACGGGTCCTACCTGCTGAAGCCGGCGGGCGCGGGCGCCACGGAGGTCACCTACCGGCTCACCGTCGACGTCAAGATCCCCATGCTCGGCATGATCAAGCGCAAGGCCGAGAAGGTCGTCATCGACCGCGCCCTGGCGGGTCTGAAGAAGCGCGTCGAGTCGGCCTGA
- a CDS encoding metallophosphoesterase family protein, whose product MASTPPRSAPTRVHVVSDVHGNARDLARAGEGADALICLGDLVLFLDYADHSRGIFPDLFGEENADRIVELRTARRFEEARAFGARLWSGIDGDRYAAIEKAVRKQYAELFAAFPTPTYATYGNVDMPPLWREYARAGTTVLDGERVEIGGRTFGFVGGGLRTPMRTPYEIDDEEYAAKIEAVGEVDVLCTHIPPEVPELVYDTVARRFERGSRALLDAIRRTRPRYALFGHVHQPLARRMRVGSTECVNVGHFAATGRPWVLEW is encoded by the coding sequence ATGGCATCCACACCACCTCGAAGCGCCCCCACCCGCGTCCACGTGGTCAGCGATGTGCACGGCAACGCCCGGGACCTGGCGCGGGCCGGCGAGGGTGCCGACGCCCTGATCTGCCTCGGTGACCTCGTCCTCTTCCTCGACTACGCCGACCACTCGCGCGGCATCTTCCCCGACCTGTTCGGCGAGGAGAACGCGGACCGCATCGTGGAACTGCGCACCGCCCGGCGCTTCGAGGAGGCCCGCGCGTTCGGGGCCCGGCTGTGGTCCGGCATCGACGGGGACCGGTACGCGGCCATCGAGAAGGCGGTGCGCAAGCAGTACGCCGAACTGTTCGCCGCGTTCCCCACGCCGACGTACGCCACCTACGGCAATGTCGACATGCCGCCGTTGTGGCGGGAGTACGCCCGCGCGGGCACCACCGTGCTGGACGGGGAGCGGGTGGAGATCGGCGGCCGGACCTTCGGCTTCGTCGGCGGGGGGCTGCGCACGCCGATGCGGACGCCGTACGAGATCGACGACGAGGAGTACGCCGCGAAGATCGAGGCGGTCGGGGAGGTCGACGTGCTGTGCACGCACATCCCCCCGGAAGTGCCGGAACTGGTCTACGACACGGTCGCGCGCCGCTTCGAACGGGGGAGCCGGGCCCTGCTGGACGCCATTCGCCGCACCCGGCCCCGCTATGCGCTTTTCGGCCATGTTCACCAGCCGCTGGCACGGCGGATGCGGGTCGGCTCCACCGAGTGCGTGAACGTGGGCCACTTCGCGGCGACGGGGAGGCCCTGGGTCCTGGAGTGGTGA
- a CDS encoding AMP-dependent synthetase/ligase: MREFSLPALYEVPADGNLTDIVRRNAAQHPDVAVIARKVGGVWQDVTAREFLAEVHAAAKGLIAAGVQPGDRVGLMSRTRYEWTLLDFAIWSAGAVTVPVYETSSPEQVQWILSDSGATACVVELDTHAAAVETVRDTLPALKNVWQIEAGAVEELGRLGQDVSDATVEERSSLARADDPATIVYTSGTTGRPKGCVLTHRSFFAECGNIVERLRPLFRTGECSVLLFLPLAHVFGRLVQIAPMMAPIKLGCVPDIKHLTDELAAFRPTLILGVPRVFEKVYNAARAKAQADGKGAVFDKAAATAIAYSKALDSPSGPSFGLKLKHKVFDKLVYGKLRAVLGGRGEYAISGGAPLGERLGHFFRGIGFSVLEGYGLTESCAATAFNPWDRQKIGTVGQPLPGSVVRIADDGEVLLHGEHLFKEYWNNPAATAEALADGWFHTGDIGTLDEDGYLRITGRKKEIIVTAGGKNVAPAVIEDRIRAHALVAECMVVGDGRPFVGALITLDEEFLGRWAAEHGKPAGSTVASLRDDPELNAAIQEAVDDGNAAVSKAESVRKFRVLPGQFTEDSGHLTPSLKLKRNVVAKDFADDIEAIYAK, translated from the coding sequence TTGCGCGAGTTCAGCCTTCCGGCTTTGTACGAGGTCCCTGCGGACGGAAATCTGACCGACATCGTCCGCAGAAACGCCGCGCAGCATCCCGACGTCGCCGTCATCGCCCGCAAGGTGGGCGGGGTGTGGCAGGACGTGACGGCCCGGGAGTTCCTCGCCGAGGTGCACGCGGCCGCCAAGGGCCTGATCGCCGCCGGGGTGCAGCCGGGCGACCGCGTGGGCCTGATGTCCCGGACGCGCTACGAGTGGACGCTCCTCGACTTCGCGATCTGGAGCGCGGGCGCGGTCACCGTGCCGGTGTACGAGACCAGCTCCCCGGAGCAGGTGCAGTGGATCCTGTCCGACTCGGGCGCGACGGCGTGCGTGGTGGAGCTGGACACGCACGCGGCGGCCGTGGAGACGGTGCGCGACACGCTGCCCGCGCTGAAGAACGTCTGGCAGATCGAGGCCGGCGCCGTCGAGGAACTGGGCCGGCTGGGGCAGGACGTGTCGGACGCGACGGTGGAGGAGCGCTCCTCGCTCGCCCGCGCCGACGACCCGGCGACCATCGTCTACACCAGCGGCACCACGGGCCGCCCCAAGGGCTGTGTCCTCACCCACCGCAGCTTCTTCGCCGAGTGCGGCAACATCGTGGAGCGGCTGCGTCCGCTGTTCCGCACCGGCGAGTGCTCGGTGCTGCTCTTCCTCCCGCTGGCGCACGTCTTCGGGCGCCTGGTGCAGATCGCGCCGATGATGGCGCCCATCAAGCTGGGCTGCGTACCGGACATCAAGCACCTGACCGACGAACTCGCCGCGTTCCGGCCGACGTTGATCCTCGGTGTGCCGCGCGTCTTCGAGAAGGTCTACAACGCGGCGCGCGCCAAGGCGCAGGCGGACGGCAAGGGTGCCGTCTTCGACAAGGCGGCGGCCACCGCGATCGCCTACAGCAAGGCCCTGGACTCGCCGTCCGGGCCGTCGTTCGGGCTGAAGCTCAAGCACAAGGTCTTCGACAAGCTGGTCTACGGCAAGCTGCGCGCGGTCCTCGGCGGCCGGGGCGAGTACGCCATCTCCGGCGGCGCCCCGCTGGGCGAGCGGCTCGGCCACTTCTTCCGCGGCATCGGCTTCTCGGTGCTGGAGGGCTACGGCCTGACCGAGTCCTGCGCGGCGACCGCGTTCAACCCGTGGGACCGGCAGAAGATCGGCACGGTGGGGCAGCCGCTGCCGGGCTCGGTGGTGCGGATAGCGGACGACGGCGAGGTGCTGCTGCACGGCGAGCACCTGTTCAAGGAGTACTGGAACAACCCGGCCGCGACGGCCGAGGCGCTGGCCGACGGCTGGTTCCACACCGGGGACATCGGCACCCTGGACGAGGACGGGTACCTCCGGATCACCGGCCGCAAGAAGGAGATCATCGTCACCGCGGGCGGCAAGAACGTGGCGCCGGCCGTGATCGAGGACCGCATCCGGGCGCACGCGCTGGTCGCGGAGTGCATGGTGGTCGGCGACGGGCGGCCGTTCGTGGGCGCCCTCATCACCCTGGACGAGGAGTTCCTGGGGCGCTGGGCCGCGGAGCACGGCAAGCCGGCCGGCTCCACGGTGGCCTCGCTGCGGGACGACCCCGAGCTGAACGCCGCGATCCAGGAGGCCGTGGACGACGGCAACGCGGCGGTGTCCAAGGCGGAGTCGGTGCGCAAGTTCCGTGTCCTGCCGGGCCAGTTCACCGAGGACTCCGGTCATCTGACGCCGTCGCTGAAGCTGAAGCGGAACGTGGTCGCGAAGGACTTCGCGGACGACATCGAGGCGATCTACGCCAAGTGA
- a CDS encoding glycosyltransferase family 4 protein — MHKTLIVTNDFPPRPGGIQAFLHNMALRLDPGQLVVYASTWKRSREGVLATAAFDAEQPFTVVRDRTTMLLPTPGATGRATALLREHGCTSVWFGAAAPLGLMAPALRRAGAERLVATTHGHEAGWAQLPAARQLLRRIGESTDTITYLGEYTRSRIAAALTPEAAGRMVQLPPGVDEKTFHPDSGGDEVRARLGLTDRPVVVCVSRLVPRKGQDTLIRALPRILAAEPDTVLLIVGGGPYEQDLRRLARETGVAASVRFTGAVPWSELPAHYGAGDVFAMPCRTRRGGLDVEGLGIVYLEASATGLPVVAGDSGGAPDAVLDGETGWVVRGGAPQEAADRITALLQDAALRRRMGERGRRWVEEKWRWDLLAERLRTLL, encoded by the coding sequence ATGCACAAGACCCTGATCGTGACCAACGACTTCCCGCCCCGGCCGGGCGGCATCCAGGCCTTCCTGCACAACATGGCCCTCCGGCTGGACCCCGGGCAGCTGGTCGTCTACGCCTCCACCTGGAAGCGGAGCCGGGAGGGCGTCCTGGCCACCGCGGCCTTCGACGCCGAGCAGCCCTTCACCGTCGTACGCGACCGCACCACGATGCTGCTGCCCACCCCCGGGGCGACCGGGCGGGCCACCGCGCTGCTGCGCGAGCACGGCTGCACCTCGGTGTGGTTCGGGGCCGCGGCACCGCTCGGCCTGATGGCGCCCGCGCTGCGCCGCGCCGGGGCCGAGCGGCTGGTGGCCACCACCCACGGGCACGAGGCCGGCTGGGCCCAGCTGCCCGCGGCCCGGCAGCTGCTGCGCCGGATCGGCGAATCCACGGACACGATCACCTATCTGGGCGAGTACACCCGCTCCCGCATCGCCGCCGCGCTCACCCCCGAGGCGGCCGGCCGGATGGTGCAACTGCCGCCCGGCGTCGACGAGAAGACCTTCCACCCGGACTCCGGCGGGGACGAGGTCCGCGCCCGCCTCGGCCTCACCGACCGCCCGGTCGTCGTCTGCGTCTCCCGGCTGGTGCCGCGCAAGGGCCAGGACACGCTGATCCGGGCCCTGCCCCGGATCCTCGCCGCCGAGCCGGACACCGTGCTGCTGATCGTCGGCGGCGGCCCCTACGAGCAGGACCTGCGCCGGCTCGCCCGGGAGACCGGCGTCGCCGCCTCGGTCCGCTTCACCGGTGCCGTCCCCTGGTCCGAGCTGCCCGCCCACTACGGCGCCGGCGACGTCTTCGCCATGCCCTGCCGCACCCGGCGCGGCGGCCTCGACGTCGAGGGCCTCGGCATCGTCTACCTGGAGGCCTCCGCGACGGGCCTGCCGGTCGTCGCCGGCGACTCCGGCGGCGCGCCCGACGCCGTGCTCGACGGCGAGACGGGCTGGGTGGTCCGGGGCGGCGCCCCGCAGGAGGCCGCCGACCGGATCACCGCGCTGCTCCAGGACGCCGCCCTGCGGCGGCGGATGGGGGAGCGGGGCCGCCGGTGGGTGGAGGAGAAGTGGCGGTGGGACCTGCTGGCGGAGCGCCTGCGGACACTGCTCTGA
- a CDS encoding glycosyltransferase family 87 protein: METKDARRSPACLLATWGVTRAVLLLFVFGVYVFPGPDVTSDVSVIYRGWYEVLRGGTFPLDDVTWQYPPAAALAILSPALLPFLSYAHAFFVLAFLADLVVLALLLWRSGRPGGSRRGAWVWVAGVPLLGPTVYARYDVMVTAVAVAALVAGARHPRLMGALAAFGALLKVWPALLLAGAVRRRAWVSAAVTGAGLAAVFAVSMPGAFAFLTFQRERGTEVESLGGLVFHVARHFGWRGEVLLNYGSIEFLGPYVAEVSTAALALTAAAFGWLLLWRLRARRFTPCTLADAAFTAVLLFTVTSRVISPQYLVWLIGTAAVCLTHRASRMTPPALLVLAASFLTVLEFPVGFAHVVASDWYGTTLLLLRNALLATAALLCAHRLWRATAAPAPTPLHPLHPTRTSVPS; encoded by the coding sequence GTGGAGACCAAGGACGCCCGGCGGTCGCCGGCGTGCCTGCTCGCGACCTGGGGCGTCACCCGTGCGGTGCTGCTGCTCTTCGTCTTCGGGGTGTACGTCTTCCCGGGCCCGGACGTCACCTCGGACGTGTCGGTGATCTACCGGGGCTGGTACGAGGTGCTGCGCGGCGGGACGTTCCCGCTGGACGACGTCACCTGGCAGTACCCCCCGGCCGCCGCGCTGGCGATCCTCTCCCCGGCCCTGCTGCCCTTCCTGTCGTACGCGCACGCCTTCTTCGTCCTGGCGTTCCTCGCGGACCTGGTGGTGCTGGCGTTGCTGCTGTGGCGCTCGGGGCGTCCGGGCGGGTCGCGGCGCGGGGCGTGGGTGTGGGTGGCGGGCGTCCCGCTGCTCGGCCCGACGGTGTACGCCCGCTACGACGTGATGGTGACCGCGGTGGCGGTGGCGGCGCTGGTGGCGGGGGCGCGGCACCCGCGGCTGATGGGCGCGCTGGCGGCCTTCGGGGCGCTGCTGAAGGTGTGGCCGGCCCTGCTGCTCGCCGGGGCGGTGCGACGGCGGGCGTGGGTGTCGGCGGCGGTGACGGGGGCGGGGCTCGCGGCGGTGTTCGCGGTGTCGATGCCGGGCGCGTTCGCGTTCCTCACCTTCCAGCGGGAGCGGGGCACGGAGGTGGAGTCGCTGGGCGGCCTGGTCTTCCATGTGGCCCGGCACTTCGGCTGGAGGGGCGAGGTGCTCTTGAACTACGGCTCGATCGAATTCCTCGGCCCGTACGTGGCCGAGGTGAGCACGGCGGCGCTGGCCCTGACCGCGGCCGCGTTCGGCTGGCTCCTCCTGTGGCGCCTGCGGGCCCGCCGCTTCACCCCCTGCACCCTGGCGGACGCGGCGTTCACCGCGGTCCTCCTGTTCACCGTGACCAGCCGGGTGATCAGCCCCCAGTACCTGGTCTGGCTGATCGGCACGGCCGCCGTCTGCCTGACCCACCGCGCCTCCCGGATGACGCCCCCGGCCCTGCTCGTCCTCGCGGCCTCGTTCCTCACCGTCCTGGAATTCCCCGTCGGCTTCGCCCACGTGGTGGCGAGCGACTGGTACGGCACCACCCTCCTCCTGCTCCGCAACGCCCTCCTCGCCACCGCCGCCCTCCTGTGCGCCCACCGCCTGTGGCGCGCCACCGCCGCCCCGGCCCCCACACCCCTGCACCCACTGCACCCGACCAGGACCTCGGTGCCCTCCTAG